In Maniola jurtina chromosome 2, ilManJurt1.1, whole genome shotgun sequence, the following proteins share a genomic window:
- the LOC123873506 gene encoding protein adenylyltransferase Fic, with protein MYFVNRSPQSLQVENMKCESGKQFHVKMIVDKCKTVLILSSLVCTFAVLISLHKLLSHDIRISKPFSPLPAGLYGTYLETFVEQSPLPAKQRDKAHDAEAVVSLNAALEMKKVGKAEKALKLFQHAFALSPKHADILNHYGEFLEETKKDVVKADQLYTLALTNYPEHSGALMNRQRTASIVENLDREMLRKIDEKRDTLLSIPENNAALCRAKKEAYFQHIYHTVAIEGNTMTLQQTRSILETRIAVAGKSIAEHNEILGLDAAMKYINATLLYRIRDITMGDILEIHKRVLGHVDPVEGGQFRRTQVYVGGHIPPGPMEIPKLMGQFLEWVNSEDALELHPVRYAALAHYKLVYIHPFIDGNGRTSRLLMNLLLMQAGYPPVIVAKQHRHLYYQHLQTANEGDVRPFVRFIAQCTERTLNLYLWATSEYSPSVPAIGHPHILTGEGFDDDLL; from the exons ATGTACTTCGTAAATAGATCGCCACAGTCATTACAGGTCGAAAACATGAAGTGCGAATCAGGGAAGCAATTTCACGTGAAAATGATTGTGGATAAATGTAAAACAGTGCTGATACTATCAAGTCTGGTTTGTACGTTTGCTGTTCTGATTTCCTTGCACAAGCTGCTAAGCCATGATATTAGGATATCGAAGCCGTTTTCACCGTTGCCAGCTGGTCTGTACGGGACATACCTTGAAACTTTTGTGGAGCAGTCGCCGCTTCCTGCGAAACAAAGGGACAAAGCTCACGATGCGGAAGCCGTAGTATCATTAAACGCGGCGTTAGAGATGAAGAAAGTAGGGAAGGCGGAAAAAGCATTAAAACTGTTCCAGCATGCATTCGCGTTGTCCCCCAAACACGCAGACATTCTAAATCACTATGGAGAATTTCTAGAAGAGACCAAAAAGGATGTAGTGAAGGCCGACCAGCTGTACACATTAGCTTTAACAAATTATCCAGAGCATTCTGGCGCTTTAATGAATAGACAGAGAACTGCAAGTATTGTAGAGAATTTAGATAGGGAAATGTTGAGAAAGATTGATGAGAAGCGAGACACTCTGCTCTCAATACCTGAGAATAATGCTGCTCTGTGCCGAGCGAAAAAAGAAGCTTACTTTCAACATATTTATCATACTGTAGCTATTGAAGGCAACACTATGACTTTGCAGCAAACTCGCAGTATACTAGAAACTAGAATAGCAGTTGCAGGGAAGAGCATAGCAGAGCACAATGAAATCCTTGGTTTAGATGCAGCTATGAAGTATATAAATGCTACATTATTGTATAGAATAAGAGACATCACCATGGGAGATATATTAGAGATACATAAAAGAGTGTTAGGGCATGTAGACCCAGTGGAAGGCGGTCAGTTTAGAAGGACCCAGGTGTATGTGGGAGGTCATATTCCTCCAGGACCGATGGAGATTCCAAAGCTCATGGGTCAGTTTTTGGAGTGGGTGAATTCTGAAGATGCTTTGGAGCTACACCCAGTGAG ATATGCAGCCCTTGCACATTACAAGCTGGTATACATCCACCCGTTCATCGACGGCAACGGACGCACGTCGCGCCTTCTCATGAACCTACTGCTGATGCAGGCGGGCTACCCACCCGTTATAGTGGCCAAGCAACATCGCCACCTCTACTACCAGCACTTGCAGACTGCCAACGAGGGAGATGTCAGGCCTTTTGTGAG ATTCATAGCGCAGTGTACGGAGCGAACACTCAACCTGTACCTGTGGGCCACCAGCGAGTACAGCCCCAGCGTGCCCGCCATCGGCCACCCGCACATCCTCACCGGCGAGGGCTTTGACGACGACCTGCTATGA